One part of the Haliotis asinina isolate JCU_RB_2024 chromosome 2, JCU_Hal_asi_v2, whole genome shotgun sequence genome encodes these proteins:
- the LOC137271912 gene encoding uncharacterized protein: MTLILHPLSPSVLLILGVFVPAASYIVFPQEEHADARDVCLAINKELLTVQSLGEKATLDEFISSSNMESDPWVDVTYGIELEKHILTSGKAITWSHWLNMSAPLEPQDEATKRCVKVERNTKNSWVSTFCHDRYLAICGELGLYFNLSVMSYTEAKAACAAQGSVVAKVQNQEELDAFVDVLNNASTIGLPWLGIESNSTGYVFNDGSDVTWFKWKTLDFREPDGLSWKHCVVYDYQYRGWKTEQCTRTHPVICQERKVTPNYRLLHTDADLPLTPSFTIGMEVPNKCAMLCYDRSCTHFTVDDTECRLYYAMATQTWTPLEGATLWIEGEQL; encoded by the exons ATGACGCTCATCCTTCACCCGCTGTCTCCCTCGGTACTGTTGATCCTTGGGGTATTCGTGCCAG CGGCCAGTTATATCGTGTTCCCGCAAGAGGAACATGCAGATGCGAGGGATGTCTGCCTCGCCATTAACAAGGAACTTCTCACGGTCCAGTCGTTGGGGGAGAAGGCCACGCTGGATGAGTTTATCTCATCAAGTAACAT GGAAAGTGATCCGTGGGTTGACGTCACCTATGGCATAGAACTAGAAAAGCACATTCTTACTTCCGGAAAGGCGATCACGTGGTCACACTGGCTGAACATGTCCGCTCCCTTGGAGCCACAAGACGAGGCCACAAAGAGGTGCGTCAAAGTGGAGCGCAACACCAAGAACTCGTGGGTCTCTACCTTCTGCCATGACAGATACCTGGCTATATGCGGAG AGCTAGGACTGTACTTCAATCTGTCGGTGATGTCGTACACTGAAGCCAAAGCGGCGTGTGCCGCGCAGGGCTCCGTCGTAGCCAAAGTACAGAACCAAGAAGAACTGGACGCCTTCGTGGACGTGCTCAACAATGCTTCCAC GATTGGCCTCCCCTGGCTTGGCATTGAGTCAAATAGCACAGGTTACGTGTTCAATGACGGAAGTGACGTCACGTGGTTCAAATGGAAGACGTTGGACTTCCGTGAACCAGACGGTCTGTCATGGAAACACTGTGTGGTGTATGACTACCAGTACCGGGGCTGGAAGACAGAACAGTGTACAAGAACTCATCCGGTCATCTGTCAAGAACGGAAAG TTACTCCCAATTACCGGCTGTTACATACTGATGCCGATTTACCCTTGACGCCATCTTTTACCATAGGAATGGAAGTCCCCAACAAGTGTGCAATGTTATGTTACGACCGGTCTTGTACACATTTCACCGTAGATGACACAGAATGTCGTCTTTATTATGCCATGGCAACGCAGACGTGGACGCCGTTGGAGGGAGCTACGCTGTGGATTGAAGGGGAGCAACTCTAA
- the LOC137273998 gene encoding sodium-dependent proline transporter-like — protein MASNKEVEIERGTWSKKLDFILSCVGFSVGLGNIWRFPYVVYRNGGATFLIPYLIMLGIAGLPLYFMELAVGQFASEGPVTVWKVSPIFTGIGIAMVTISTMICVYYNIIITYAMYYLFVSLVNLDLEVPWATCTNAWNTNSCRTDAFPDLTGMNESAKLHSMYEELYNSTCVSIFSSNSTLLPHFDNINSTMLSDSTFDSCKFVYTSASEEYWTRSVLRLHESTGIHDLGDVSVKLLITLILAWILIFFCLLKGIKSSGKVVYFTATFPFIILLILLIRGLTLPGYEKGIQFYVVPKPEKLQEARVWGEAATQIFYSLGVGFGALPTMSSYNKFNNNCYRDAIVVAVINCSTSIFAGFAIFSLLGFMAYTTNQEIANVVDQGPGLTFIAYPEGLARLPQSSFWAFLFFFMILTVGLDSQFAMMEAVISGVSDMHPLFFRKNKAAFTFFCCAVGFLLGIPQVTTGGIYVLTLMDWYCGNYNLMIIALAEIICLMYVYGIQKFRSDIEMMIGHKPNVYWMVTWFVLTPATILFIIIISSVENSPARYGDYTFPPWAQGLGWVMVSLPVLLIIIVAIVQIKRYGFKNSWKPTSDWGPANPEYRTGRYARDLDDSLSTGVKRSTYAISNSVYSPDVEESVKGDNQANHETQYKMIQCTDTVSFRSVPPPDYSSERVARIQVQRL, from the exons ATGGCCTCGAACAAAGAG GTGGAGATAGAACGGGGGACCTGGAGCAAGAAGCTGGACTTCATCCTGTCTTGTGTGGGCTTCTCCGTGGGTCTCGGCAACATCTGGAGGTTCCCTTACGTAGTTTACAGGAATGGAGGAG CCACGTTCCTGATCCCGTACCTCATCATGCTGGGCATCGCTGGCCTGCCGCTGTACTTCATGGAGCTGGCTGTGGGTCAGTTCGCCTCCGAGGGACCCGTCACTGTGTGGAAGGTCAGCCCCATATTTACAG GTATAGGTATCGCCATGGTTACTATCAGCACAATGATATGTGTTTATTATAACATCATCATTACGTACGCCATGTACTACTTGTTTGTCTCCCTTGTCAACCTTGACCTTGAGGTACCGTGGGCAACGTGTACGAACGCATGGAATACTAACTCTTGCAGGACAGATGCGTTTCCGGACCTCACTGGAATGAACGAGAGCGCCAAGCTACACAGCATGTACG AGGAGTTATACAACAGCACGTGTGTGTCCATCTTCAGTTCCAACAGCACGTTGCTGCCTCACTTTGACAACATCAACTCCACCATGCTGTCGGACTCGACGTTCGACTCCTGCAAATTTGTGTACACCTCCGCCAGCGAGGAATATTGGAC GCGGTCTGTGCTTCGTCTACACGAATCAACCGGAATCCATGACCTTGGCGACGTCAGCGTCAAGCTTCTGATCACCCTCATCCTGGCCTGGATTCTCATCTTCTTCTGTCTCCTGAAAGGCATTAAGTCGTCAGGAAAG gtcGTGTATTTCACCGCAACATTCCCTTTCATCATCTTACTGATCCTCCTCATCCGGGGCTTGACGTTGCCAGGATACGAGAAGGGTATACAGTTTTATGTCGTGCCCAAGCCAGAGAAACTTCAGGAAGCCAGG GTATGGGGTGAAGCAGCCACACAGATATTCTACTCCCTTGGAGTGGGTTTCGGTGCCCTGCCTACCATGTCGAGCTACAACAAGTTCAACAACAACTGCTACAG AGACGCCATTGTAGTGGCGGTCATTAACTGCTCCACTAGTATATTTGCTGGATTCGCCATCTTCTCCCTGCTGGGTTTTATGGCGTACACCACGAACCAGGAGATCGCGAACGTTGTGGATCAAG GTCCAGGACTGACGTTCATCGCTTACCCAGAAGGGCTTGCTCGACTCCCGCAGTCATCATTTTGGGCGTTCTTGTTCTTTTTTATGATCCTGACAGTAGGCCTGGACAGTCAG TTTGCCATGATGGAAGCAGTGATAAGTGGGGTCTCAGACATGCATCCACTATTCTTCCGGAAGAACAAGGCGGCCTTCACCTTCTTCTGTTGTGCAGTCGGGTTTCTGTTGGGAATTCCACAGGTCACCACT GGTGGCATCTATGTGTTGACGCTGATGGACTGGTACTGTGGCAACTACAACCTGATGATAATAGCTCTTGCGGAGATCATCTgccttatgtatgtgtatg GTATACAGAAGTTCAGGTCGGACATTGAGATGATGATTGGGCACAAACCTAACGTGTACTGGATGGTCACGTGGTTCGTTCTAACTCCGGCAACTATCCTG ttcatcatcattatttcGAGTGTGGAGAACTCTCCTGCAAGATACGGGGACTACACGTTCCCCCCATGGGCGCAGGGCCTGGGGTGGGTCATGGTCAGCCTCCCTGTGCTGCTTATCATCATCGTTGCCATTGTCCAGATCAAACGATACGGCTTT AAAAACTCTTGGAAACCAACGTCAGACTGGGGCCCGGCGAATCCCGAGTATCGTACAGGACGTTATGCCAGGGATCTAGACGATTCCCTCTCGACGGGCGTGAAACGGTCGACATACGCCATCTCTAACTCAGTGTATTCCCCGGATGTAGAAGAAAgcgtaaagggagataaccaagCAAATCACGAGACCCAATACAAGATGATACAGTGCACGGACACGGTCTCTTTCAGGAGTGTTCCTCCCCCGGACTACAGCTCAGAGAGAGTTGCTAGGATACAGGTACAGAGGCTGTAA